The sequence below is a genomic window from Pyrobaculum sp. 3827-6.
GCATCGGTGGAGCCGGTTAGACTGGCGCCGGACGACCCCCTCCACGTAGACTATACAATGAACGCGGTGGAGATCACGACTGAGGTGAACACGGTGTTGGTAAAGGGCAAGGGGGCGGGGAGGGCGGAGACCTCCATGGCTCTATTGAACGATACGTTGAAGGCAGTAGACATTTTAGGCATTTAACGAAAAACACCGACTGCTCCACTGAGGCTTAACTAAATCATGGATTATCTTTTTTCCAATTAAAAAGTCTTGTATATTTTTTAATGATAAACAATAAGTTCTTTAAATACACTCTGGAGATTTTGAAAACTATGAGTAATTTTGGCTTTTTCCGTATTCTTAAATTTTAAATTTAATACATTCTTATTATAACTAAATTATAATTTCGGATATGTTTATATATGCTTAAGTTTCAGCCTCTAATGTCTCTAAAGGGATTAGGTGAGACTGAACTACCCTTTGAGGAGAAGATAATAAACGATAAGTGGAGAAGTAAATTCACGCCTATTGACGCATACCACAAATTCCACGCGCAGACCGTCGAAAATCTAGAGGCTTTCTGGGAAAGCGTAGCTAAGGAGCTTGAGTGGTTTAAGCCATGGGACAAGGTGCTGGACGCCTCAAACCCGCCGTTTTACATATGGTTCGTCGGCGGTAAGCTGAACCTCTCCTACCTGGCGGTGGACAGACACGTCAAGACGTGGAGGAAGAACAAGCTTGCCATCGAGTGGGAGGGGGAGCCGGTGGATGAGAACGGCAACCCCACGGACAGGAGGAAGCTGACGTACTACGACCTCTACAGGGAGGTGAACCGCGTCGCATGTATGTTGAAGTGCAACTTCGGGGTGAAGAAGGGGGACAGGATTACCCTCTATCTGCCGATGGTTCCGGAGCTCCCCATCGCCATGTTGGCGGCGTGGAGGATAGGCGCGATTACAAGCGTCGTGTTCTCCGGCTTCTCGGCGGATGCGCTGGCTGAGCGTATCAACGACTCGCAGTCCCGCATAGTCATAACCGCCGACGGCTTCTGGAGGAGGGGGAAGGTGGTGAGGCTGAAGGAGGTGGTGGACGCGGCTCTTGAGAAGGCGGCGGGTGTCGAGAACGTGATTGTGCTTCCGCGCCTCGGCCTCAAGGACGTGCCGATGACGGAGGGGAGGGACTACTGGTGGAACCGTTTGATGCAGGGCATCGCGCCGAACACCTACATAGAGCCGGAGCCCGTGGAGAGCGAGCACCCGTCCTTTATCCTCTACACATCTGGCACCACCGGCAAGCCCAAGGGCATTGTCCACGACACGGGCGGCTGGGCAGTACACGTATACGCCACCATGAAGTGGGTCTTCGACATAAGGGACGACGACATATACTGGTGCACGGCGGATATCGGCTGGGTCACGGGCCACTCCTACATCGTGCTTGGGCCTCTGCTCATGGGCGCCACCGAGATCATATACGAGGGCGCCCCCGACTACCCGCAGCCGGATAGGTGGTGGGCGATAATTGAGCGCTATGGGGTGACCATCCTCTACACCTCCCCCACCGCCATTAGGATGTTTATGAGGTACGGAGAGGCGTGGCCGAG
It includes:
- the acs gene encoding acetate--CoA ligase — its product is MSLKGLGETELPFEEKIINDKWRSKFTPIDAYHKFHAQTVENLEAFWESVAKELEWFKPWDKVLDASNPPFYIWFVGGKLNLSYLAVDRHVKTWRKNKLAIEWEGEPVDENGNPTDRRKLTYYDLYREVNRVACMLKCNFGVKKGDRITLYLPMVPELPIAMLAAWRIGAITSVVFSGFSADALAERINDSQSRIVITADGFWRRGKVVRLKEVVDAALEKAAGVENVIVLPRLGLKDVPMTEGRDYWWNRLMQGIAPNTYIEPEPVESEHPSFILYTSGTTGKPKGIVHDTGGWAVHVYATMKWVFDIRDDDIYWCTADIGWVTGHSYIVLGPLLMGATEIIYEGAPDYPQPDRWWAIIERYGVTILYTSPTAIRMFMRYGEAWPRKHDLSTLRIIHSVGEPINPEAWRWAYRVLGAEKVAFGSTWWMTETGGIMISHAPGLYLVPMKPGTNGPPLPGVVADVYDDEGKPAPPGVKGYLVIKKPWPGMLHGIWGDPERYIKTYWSRFPGVFYAGDYAIKDQDGYIWVLGRADEVIKVAGHRLGTYELESALISHPTVAEAAVVGIPDAIKGEVPIAYVVLKQGVLPNDELRKELREHVRKTIGPIAEPAQIFFVTKLPKTRSGKIMRRLLKAVATGAPLGDVTTLEDETSVEEAKKAYEELVREIGR